One window of the Syntrophobacterales bacterium genome contains the following:
- a CDS encoding TM0996/MTH895 family glutaredoxin-like protein: MEIKILGPGCVNCQKVETLVRETVAEAGIVADIEKVNDTMKIVQYGVFGTPAVVVDGQVKSVGKIPKKEEILAWLGQGGA; encoded by the coding sequence ATGGAAATCAAGATATTGGGACCCGGGTGCGTCAATTGTCAGAAGGTGGAAACACTCGTCAGGGAGACGGTTGCCGAGGCCGGTATTGTGGCGGATATCGAGAAGGTTAACGACACCATGAAGATTGTCCAATACGGCGTCTTCGGCACGCCGGCGGTGGTCGTGGACGGCCAGGTCAAGTCCGTGGGGAAGATCCCGAAGAAGGAGGAGATTCTGGCCTGGCTGGGTCAAGGGGGGGCTTAA
- a CDS encoding thioredoxin family protein: MAGIFCLLLLFALPPALFAAEEEVPVKGMVTLVDLGAGECIPCKMMAPILAKLKNQYAGKAAVIFLDVWKDQAPARRFGIRTIPTQIFFDKKGKEVYRHVGFLSEEEIVRRFKDMGVK; this comes from the coding sequence ATGGCCGGCATCTTCTGCCTTCTGCTCCTGTTTGCACTGCCGCCGGCTCTCTTCGCCGCCGAGGAGGAAGTTCCCGTCAAAGGGATGGTCACGCTGGTCGATCTGGGTGCCGGAGAGTGTATTCCCTGCAAAATGATGGCGCCGATCCTGGCGAAGTTGAAAAATCAGTATGCCGGGAAGGCGGCTGTAATCTTCCTCGATGTCTGGAAGGACCAGGCGCCGGCCAGACGCTTCGGCATCCGAACCATTCCCACGCAGATCTTCTTCGATAAAAAGGGCAAGGAGGTTTACCGGCATGTGGGATTTCTGAGTGAGGAGGAGATCGTCCGCCGCTTCAAGGATATGGGCGTAAAATAG
- a CDS encoding cytochrome c biogenesis protein CcdA, which yields MLTPFFLTINDWITSATYLAGLGCFLWGMVSVLFSPCHLASIPLVVAYVAGQDNVLKPRQAAHYALLFTVGLFITIAAIGVICALLGRMLGDVGSYWQIAVGLVLIWVAPGSWGWRSATSPAAGCTG from the coding sequence ATGCTGACGCCATTTTTTCTCACCATCAACGACTGGATCACCAGTGCGACCTATCTGGCAGGGCTGGGCTGTTTTTTGTGGGGAATGGTCAGCGTTCTTTTCAGTCCCTGCCACCTGGCCTCCATCCCGCTGGTCGTGGCCTACGTGGCCGGGCAGGATAATGTTCTGAAACCGAGGCAAGCCGCCCATTACGCCCTCCTTTTTACCGTGGGGCTGTTCATCACGATCGCCGCGATCGGCGTCATCTGCGCGCTCCTGGGCCGGATGCTCGGGGATGTGGGCAGTTACTGGCAGATCGCGGTCGGTCTCGTTCTGATCTGGGTCGCCCCGGGGAGCTGGGGGTGGAGAAGTGCAACCTCTCCGGCAGCCGGTTGCACCGGCTGA
- a CDS encoding sulfite exporter TauE/SafE family protein gives MEKCNLSGSRLHRLNVKGRRGAFLLGLAYGVLSGSCTFGFIAPILAIITVQQKVLTGVLLILLFALGHCLPIMVAGSSTAVVRRLTESATWIGSGGWFRKGAGVVIGLLGVYFIGSPFLIG, from the coding sequence GTGGAGAAGTGCAACCTCTCCGGCAGCCGGTTGCACCGGCTGAATGTCAAGGGCCGTCGCGGGGCTTTCCTGCTAGGACTGGCCTACGGGGTTCTTTCCGGCTCCTGCACGTTCGGCTTCATTGCCCCGATCCTGGCGATCATCACGGTCCAACAGAAGGTACTGACCGGCGTTCTGCTGATCCTGCTTTTTGCCCTCGGCCACTGCCTCCCCATCATGGTCGCCGGCAGCTCCACCGCGGTGGTTCGCCGCCTGACGGAAAGCGCGACCTGGATCGGTTCGGGGGGCTGGTTCCGCAAAGGCGCCGGGGTCGTCATCGGCCTTTTGGGGGTCTATTTCATCGGCAGTCCCTTTTTGATCGGGTAA
- a CDS encoding MFS transporter — MKFLTEEKQYAKSRLILFTVMIGAFMSMFDSGVVNVGLPVIAEQFRTDISAVQWIVSIYLLVMSALLPILGTVADHFGRRKIYNTGFFVISIFTLLCGFSTNLPMLIVMRILQAVGGAMVMANGMAIATENYPSSERGRNLGLLVTMMAIGSIAGPPLGGIAIGLWGWRSVFYLTFLVSIVGFIVSYISIPRDRKTRKVGYRFDLVGSLLLVVSVVTFIYGFSNVAGMGIGTPLVFTSVLVFAASFILFIVIEKRKMHPVVHLDLFQNWIFSTSVIASLLSFVTMFAPAVLIPFYYQKVLGISPQTAGMYMMAFPVAMAVVSPFSGALSDKIGSAILTTAGLVINGIALILLANINLQTPIVLILIYVALMGLSLGLFQSPNNSGIMGSVPKNKLGAANGITQLIKNIGMVIGIAFSVSLFTAFLGTSPIQDGSAFLQSAKYVYYIAAGLSFVGAMVSAVRNKRLKIMEE; from the coding sequence ATGAAATTTCTGACTGAAGAAAAACAATATGCAAAATCCAGACTCATTCTCTTCACGGTCATGATCGGCGCGTTCATGTCCATGTTCGACAGCGGGGTGGTCAACGTCGGCCTTCCTGTCATTGCCGAGCAGTTTCGGACGGATATCAGCGCCGTGCAGTGGATCGTTTCGATTTATCTGCTGGTGATGTCGGCGCTGCTGCCGATTCTGGGTACCGTGGCCGACCACTTCGGCCGCCGCAAGATTTACAATACGGGATTTTTCGTGATCTCGATCTTCACTTTGCTCTGTGGTTTTTCTACAAACCTGCCCATGCTGATCGTTATGCGGATTCTTCAAGCCGTCGGCGGAGCGATGGTGATGGCAAACGGGATGGCGATTGCTACCGAAAATTACCCGTCTTCCGAAAGAGGCAGAAATCTCGGGTTGTTGGTGACAATGATGGCCATCGGGAGCATCGCCGGGCCGCCGTTAGGCGGGATAGCGATCGGCCTCTGGGGGTGGCGGTCGGTCTTTTACCTGACCTTTCTCGTCTCCATCGTCGGGTTCATCGTTTCCTATATCTCCATTCCCCGCGACCGAAAAACCCGCAAGGTCGGCTATCGATTTGACCTCGTCGGCTCTCTGTTGCTGGTCGTCTCGGTCGTCACGTTCATCTACGGGTTTTCCAATGTCGCCGGCATGGGCATCGGAACCCCGCTGGTCTTTACGAGCGTTTTGGTCTTCGCGGCGTCGTTCATTCTTTTTATCGTCATTGAAAAGCGAAAGATGCATCCCGTGGTCCATCTGGACCTTTTTCAAAATTGGATTTTTTCAACCTCGGTCATTGCCTCATTGCTTTCCTTTGTGACGATGTTCGCCCCGGCCGTTTTGATCCCTTTTTATTATCAAAAAGTTCTGGGAATTTCGCCCCAAACGGCCGGTATGTACATGATGGCGTTTCCGGTGGCGATGGCGGTGGTGTCGCCCTTCAGCGGCGCCCTATCCGATAAGATCGGTTCAGCCATTCTGACGACGGCGGGGTTGGTCATCAACGGAATTGCGTTGATTTTGCTGGCAAATATCAACCTGCAAACCCCGATTGTGCTGATTTTGATCTATGTGGCCCTCATGGGGCTGTCGCTGGGGCTGTTTCAGTCGCCCAACAACAGCGGGATCATGGGGAGCGTTCCCAAAAATAAGCTCGGGGCGGCCAACGGGATTACGCAATTGATAAAAAATATCGGCATGGTGATCGGGATTGCTTTTTCGGTTTCCCTCTTTACCGCGTTTTTGGGGACAAGTCCCATCCAGGACGGATCGGCGTTTCTTCAAAGCGCCAAATATGTGTATTATATCGCTGCCGGATTGAGCTTTGTTGGCGCGATGGTTTCGGCGGTTCGCAATAAACGGTTGAAAATTATGGAGGAGTGA
- a CDS encoding putative zinc-binding protein, whose translation MRAMAPDLSTGSLARGIVAIDGCPMHCALKTLKKADFEVDKHMTLSKDLEIPKNFNLNSATDAAKIAKAIEQGIIEVYNK comes from the coding sequence ATGAGAGCAATGGCGCCGGATCTCTCGACGGGGTCATTAGCGAGGGGGATTGTCGCCATTGACGGTTGTCCGATGCATTGCGCCCTGAAAACACTAAAAAAGGCCGATTTTGAAGTGGATAAACACATGACCCTTTCCAAGGACTTGGAGATACCGAAAAATTTCAACTTGAATTCGGCAACCGACGCGGCGAAGATCGCCAAGGCGATAGAACAGGGAATCATTGAAGTTTATAACAAATAA
- a CDS encoding cation diffusion facilitator family transporter, translated as MGHEHDHDPGPGHNRSHEQPESLKNLILAIIINGGIVAFEMVLGLIIQSMALISDAVHNLSDIAHMLFSYWAEKVAHRPANERKTYGYRKIEFIAAFVNSIGLSVVIAFVFWETLKRFTAPTEVPGQVMLWVAVVAFVGNGAATFLLQKISARNINMKSAWLHSLQILPASAGEMEHCNHCN; from the coding sequence ATGGGACACGAACATGACCACGACCCCGGCCCCGGTCACAACCGCAGTCACGAACAGCCGGAGTCGCTGAAGAATCTGATCCTCGCCATCATAATCAATGGGGGGATCGTAGCTTTCGAAATGGTCCTCGGCCTGATCATTCAGAGCATGGCGCTGATCTCGGACGCCGTCCACAACCTGAGCGACATCGCTCACATGCTCTTCAGCTACTGGGCGGAGAAGGTTGCCCACCGTCCCGCGAATGAACGGAAAACCTACGGCTATCGGAAAATCGAGTTCATCGCCGCCTTCGTCAACAGCATCGGTCTGTCCGTTGTGATTGCCTTTGTCTTCTGGGAGACCCTCAAGAGGTTCACAGCGCCGACGGAAGTTCCCGGTCAGGTGATGCTCTGGGTCGCCGTCGTGGCCTTTGTCGGGAACGGGGCGGCCACTTTCCTGCTGCAGAAGATTTCGGCGCGGAATATCAATATGAAAAGCGCCTGGCTCCATTCGCTCCAGATCCTGCCCGCCTCGGCAGGGGAGATGGAGCATTGCAACCACTGCAATTGA
- a CDS encoding ADP-ribosylglycohydrolase family protein — protein sequence MIGAIAGDIIGSVYEHRPIKTKEFGLFTDLSRFTDDTVLTAAIGRAICHGRPYGEALHDMGRRYAQAGYGGEFFLWLSSDTPRPYGSWGNGAAMRVSPVGFAFATEEEVLRQAKLTAEVTHNHPEGIKGAQAAAIAIFLARTGKDKEQIRNRIAVQFGYDLNRTVDEIRPGYAFDVSCQGTVPEAIVAFLDSTTYEDAIRNAVSLGGDSDTLACITGGIAEAFYGGVPESIKKQARERLTPDLIEIVDDFYQRYL from the coding sequence ATGATTGGCGCCATCGCGGGAGACATTATCGGGTCGGTTTACGAACATCGACCGATTAAGACCAAGGAGTTTGGCCTCTTTACCGACCTTAGTCGCTTCACCGACGATACGGTCCTGACGGCGGCGATTGGCCGTGCCATTTGTCATGGACGGCCTTACGGAGAAGCCCTCCATGACATGGGTAGGCGCTATGCGCAGGCCGGTTACGGCGGCGAATTCTTCCTTTGGCTTTCCTCCGATACCCCGCGTCCCTACGGCAGCTGGGGAAACGGTGCGGCGATGCGCGTGAGTCCCGTGGGTTTTGCCTTTGCTACGGAAGAGGAAGTCCTACGACAGGCCAAGTTGACTGCCGAAGTGACCCACAACCACCCGGAGGGCATCAAGGGGGCGCAGGCAGCGGCGATCGCGATCTTTCTTGCAAGAACGGGAAAGGACAAAGAACAGATCCGGAACCGCATCGCCGTACAGTTTGGCTATGACCTGAACCGCACCGTGGACGAGATTCGTCCCGGCTACGCCTTTGACGTGTCGTGCCAGGGAACGGTGCCGGAGGCGATCGTTGCGTTTCTGGATTCGACGACCTATGAGGACGCCATTCGTAACGCCGTTTCCTTGGGCGGCGACAGCGACACCCTGGCGTGCATTACAGGAGGAATCGCCGAGGCGTTCTACGGTGGGGTGCCCGAAAGCATCAAAAAACAGGCCCGGGAACGCCTGACGCCAGATCTGATTGAAATCGTTGATGACTTCTATCAGAGATATCTATGA
- a CDS encoding YbhB/YbcL family Raf kinase inhibitor-like protein, with protein MGFALSKLKLESTAFKHLERIPAKYTGEGRDVSPPLQWRQVPEGTRSFAVTCHDPDAPLVSPEGAYGFVHWVLYNIPGLVTGLSEGVSEYTRGLNGRGNTGYMGPMPPNGHGVHHYFFCLFALDAELNLDNDLTLWQLLERIEPHVLGMNRLVGTYDRP; from the coding sequence ATGGGATTTGCTTTATCAAAATTGAAACTGGAAAGCACCGCATTTAAACACCTCGAAAGGATCCCGGCAAAGTACACCGGCGAAGGACGGGACGTATCGCCGCCACTGCAATGGAGGCAAGTTCCGGAAGGAACGCGCTCTTTTGCAGTCACCTGCCATGACCCCGACGCCCCCCTGGTTTCGCCTGAAGGCGCCTATGGTTTTGTCCACTGGGTTCTCTATAACATTCCGGGCTTGGTGACCGGTTTGTCCGAAGGAGTCTCAGAATACACCAGAGGGCTGAACGGCCGCGGCAACACCGGCTACATGGGGCCAATGCCACCCAATGGGCATGGGGTGCACCACTATTTCTTCTGCCTGTTCGCCCTGGATGCGGAACTCAACCTGGACAACGATCTTACCCTTTGGCAACTGCTGGAGCGCATCGAGCCCCATGTGCTCGGCATGAATCGCCTTGTAGGAACCTACGACAGACCATGA
- a CDS encoding arginase family protein: MASKKTRDALKHLALGLPASQEGGIFGATIESEGPAKVDSKALAKVNEATREVMQRTEDLANRWLEKGKCVGLIGGDHSTPLGLLKALAQRFDKAGFGILHIDAHHDLRDAYEEFIHSHASIMFNALQEIPVVTQLVSVAVRDFSQAEHRLAAAHTGITTFYSDEIFRALAEGGAYKTIVDGIIAALPQNVYVSFDIDGLDPTNCPCTGTPVPGGLTYQQGVYLIERLAESERWIVGFDLCEVAPGKHGEWDGNVGARILYKLCGALIRSRQLPDLV, translated from the coding sequence ATGGCTTCAAAGAAAACGAGAGACGCATTGAAACACCTGGCACTGGGACTGCCGGCCTCACAGGAGGGGGGCATCTTCGGGGCAACGATCGAGTCCGAGGGCCCGGCAAAGGTCGATTCCAAGGCACTTGCCAAGGTGAACGAGGCAACCCGGGAAGTGATGCAAAGGACCGAAGATCTCGCCAACCGCTGGCTGGAGAAGGGCAAATGCGTCGGCCTGATCGGCGGCGACCATAGCACGCCGCTCGGCCTGCTCAAGGCCCTGGCGCAGCGTTTCGACAAAGCGGGGTTTGGGATTCTGCATATCGATGCGCATCATGACCTGCGGGATGCCTACGAAGAATTCATTCATTCCCACGCATCGATCATGTTCAATGCCCTGCAGGAGATCCCTGTGGTCACCCAGCTTGTCTCCGTCGCCGTTCGCGACTTTTCCCAGGCCGAGCATCGCCTCGCGGCAGCTCACACAGGGATCACGACATTCTACAGCGATGAAATCTTCCGCGCCCTGGCGGAAGGCGGCGCCTATAAGACGATCGTCGACGGGATCATCGCGGCATTGCCGCAGAATGTCTATGTGTCATTCGATATTGATGGTTTGGATCCCACAAACTGTCCCTGCACAGGAACCCCGGTCCCCGGCGGCTTGACCTATCAACAGGGTGTCTATCTGATCGAGCGGTTGGCCGAAAGCGAAAGATGGATTGTGGGGTTCGATCTGTGCGAAGTGGCCCCGGGAAAGCATGGAGAATGGGACGGCAACGTCGGCGCCCGCATCCTCTACAAGCTCTGCGGCGCCCTCATCCGCTCGCGGCAATTGCCCGATCTTGTTTAG